taaaaaaccaaGTAGCTTCTGAATTCAACTGTGTTTACGcagaattaaataaagcacTAACCAGAAAAAACAAGGTGATAACTCTATAGAGGATACTGAaaccatttgtttttaattagttatacCTACTAGTTAGCGGATAAACAATAAGCACGGAGCCATAAACGTGGCAAAAGTCCTATAAGGGTTTTCAGCAAGTAtacatttcaaacggaaatACCCTTTTGATATCCTAAAAATCCAAATCAGAATTTAGAGATAACGCGTTCAACTCCGATAATGCAGAAGAGTTTTCTTGATAAGAGTGAGCAGAGTGAActgatttgtaaaatttaaaacagcgTATTTAGCGTATTTTCAACTATCGTGGTCAGCGATAGACTGCCatctcaatttattttataagttcaccacatcatacataatcCTATAACTACGGTATAtgttacaagttttttttatctaaaatatatgataatttttgttcagcagaaaaaaaaaattaccagcaAAACAGCGGATTTACACCCAAATCACGAATCTCCTGAAGCTCCTTTAATCGCTATCAAGCTCATACACAATAACAAacagtttattttttcatgtgtatttaatatgaaattactTGTATATATTGAGGATCATACGATTTAATAAGCATCTATACCATTAAGATCACTTTGAAGAAGGGCAACATCACAGACAGAcagacatatataattaagatcAATACCTTGGTACAATCGCCTTGGTACTGAGCTATAAagatttgttttgatttttaatatattcgtaaagaaataaatggaatatagatagataataATGACCATAGATGACGTACATGAAATAACTATTTAGTGCAAAGTCGGTTAGGTATAGCtatttaaaaggaatttatCTAAtggattatataaatatgtaaaagatTATAGTTACCTTCTTGAAGCAACGGCACCTCAGAAACTTTTAAAGTGgcattatttttttcctcATTGCGAACGTGGTCCCCTTGTGCCTTTATATCATTATCAGCTGGGAGttctataattttacataaattttcaGTAACGTTTTCACTTTTCCCATttcgtaataaattattagctATTCTCAATACTTCCTTATTATCTTtcattttatctttaatatttaacaagaGATCATTAATCCGCTCGGTACGTAGTAATTCTTGTTGTTTTTGTTCagccatatttttatttttttcatctttgtaaataatttcaacaTCCCATAACTCTTTGCGTGTTTTGTTTGATATATCATCAGGTATTCTAGAATTTTTTGTGGTATCTTCTTGAGATGTTACTTTCTCTTTAGAAGCGGAAGAGATAAGCTTAGGGTGTAATACTTCATGTGATACTTGtaacacattatttatttctttgacAAATTCCTGGCACTCTTTCGTTCTCATTTCACAGCTCGCTTTGCTCTTCTTTATTCGGTCCTCGTGACAATGTATTTCAGTATTAAGACTGCTTATGGCAGAATGAATATTGTTCAAGTCTAACTGTGTCACAGAGCATTTGGTACTGCTTTCACCAAGCTCCGTGTATTGAGTTTTGCTTGCATGGTTTTCGTTACTCTTTATCCTCTGTTCGCTTTCTTCTCTCAGTTTTTGATAAGCTAAATTAGATTTTCTAGAGTTTTCTAGAGCAACATTAACATCATTCAACAGTTCATTCATActgtttagtttatttgttatgtCTTCTCGTATCAAAAGGCTGAGGTTCTCGGCTCCATCGACGATATTGCGAGCTagatttttcatttctttaaattctaaTTGTTTATTCTCTACATTATCATTAGTTCctgattcataaatattttccagTCTATTTTGAAGTGTTTCTTCCATTTTCAAGTCAAATTTAACTTGCTGCTCTCCATTATCAATTTTGTTAGTTAATGATTCTACGCAAGTATCATTTGATGTCCTTATGAGGTCTTGATCTGTTGTatcaacatatttaatttttttatcttcagTAACTTCAATAgtgtttaaaatagaattaatgtCTTTTAGAGCCTTTTcggtatgttttatttttgcttcAAAAGTTGTAGGAAAAACCTCTTCCTCGTTAATTATTTCATCTTCAGGAATAGTTTTTGCATTTGATTCTTGCTTTGATTGTATTGATCTAAGGTCCAGTTTTACTGGATTATCAAGAAGAGAAatattcattgtttcatttattttgtaactttCTTTGATTTCATCAATGGCTGAACGCCTTCTTACACCTTTGATAATTTGAGATGAGGATGCTTTTAATATTGGATCATCTGTAATGATCAGTTTCCGAGACCGATCCCGACTTTCTGTTTGATTCGGATCATCGTATTTATCAGCCAATTTTCGTAGCATatcttttgtttcattaaaacgAGTCTCATgtgatttatttgttaattccGATACGATTTTATCTATTGATTGGAATTCTTTCTCATCACTACTGGATTCTTGACTATCATTTCTGCTTACTTCATCAACACAATCCTTAATATTGTCTCTTTCTGCATATTTGTCAACAGACTTGCACAATGCCTGcatattcttatattttattttctttattttgtctgCATCACCATCAGCTTCACAAAGTTCTTGAGTCATTTCGTCAAACGTATCCATGTTAATTTGATCATACGGAATTATATTACCTTTTGCCCGTCCTTCACGGTTAgttgtaatttgtatttggCGTGCTTTTTCTGCTATAATTGGATTGTCTTTTATCATTTCCTTTACTTCCGCGGAATTTAAAGGTTTGTTATAATCAGCGATTTCCGTGAAAGGTTGACCCGACATCACGTCATATTCAGATTTTACATCTCCGGAACCCGAAGCAGCAATATAAGGGACAACCTCGTGTTTATCCTCAATTAAGGCCTTTAACTCATTTtctataactttattaatatcgtTCTGCGAAACTTTTAAATCCTTGAAAAACTCTTTTAATTCGCGACGTTTAGCCTCTATGAAACTTAAATCTGTTTTTGGAAGTTGGGAATTCATTTGGCACTTTAGAATGATATTGTATCTAAATACCAATTCGCAGCAAAAACTGATTAATAATTCCCTACCATGAATGCTAGTTGCTAGGATACAGTCTTTCTAATTTTGTCGATGACataacattaacatttttgAATTAGGAACaactaatagaaataaaacatagttttttatacattttatgtctacgtattatcataaaatatagtaatatacaTCGGTAGCCTTAAATACTATCCAGCTCAAATCATGCTTTATTTAAACCTTCTCTATGAAAGCATGGATGAAGGGACTGTGtaagttttgtattattctGTCACTGTTACTGTCATCAACAGTTGTGAATcttaaatttcagtttaaaaaaaagaatttgttTTCGTTCTAATAATCAACAAAAGGCATATCGTaattcattgttattatttgataatatttatttgtcattCATGGTAATAATCTAAGGAAAATCAATGATAATGCAGCTTAGGTAAATATATGTAGgaaaacttaaaaactacCAGTATCATCTCAAAATGCCGACTATGACGGACGAGCGTAATTTTCGTTCATCGTATTACGAAAAAGTGGGATGCCGCGGGGTAGAAGAAAAGAAATCGCTGGAAATACTTATGAAAGAGAAACCATGGGATAGAGTAAAGCTGAAACAGTTCTGTCTGAGGTTTACGGTGCCAGCTGCATATAGAAATTTAGTTTGGAAGGTTTTATTAGGTAAGACCTACATTTAAATGTTGTATTTCAATAGACTATCAGTAATGTGAGTGCATATCATCAAAACAAAGTGCATTGCaactaacataatttaaaactattctatctttatttaataaaaatcaatcactttttatatttacttattgcTATTTCATAGATATCCTGCCAGTTTATGCTGACTCGCATCAATTTGTGATGGAACAACGGACTGAACAATATAATGATCTCTTGTATGCAGCTGAAATGTTGGAAAGAGTAGAGATGACAGCCCCTCGAAGTGAAGTGCTATTAGCAATGTGGTTGCTTGAGTTAGAAGAACGTGAACCACCCATATTTCCAGAGACCAACTAttctgtatgtttttttagtttgaaggtttaaatatttcacataaatattgtattataggTAACGGGCAATAAAATCTATtgcaatttacaaatttatacttatatgaatattaacaaattatatcaatctatttatgaaaattcttaccactttttttatatacactgGGAGATTGAATCTGGttcaagaaattaataatgttgtcTTGCACTATTGtcaattttatgattattacaatattaaaaatcaatataattatattaataatttacatttttacattaatatttttatcacattttTAGTCTGCGGACACATTTATTCCCATCGCTAAATCATTGTTAGAATTATATGACCATGAAGTAGATGTTTATTGGATCAGCAAGGGATTAACAGATATTGTGCGAAATATGCAAAAAGATTTAGTAAAACTAAAGGAAGCCTTTCAGAACATGCTGGAAAAGGAGGATGGAGAGTTGTACAAGTAATTATATTGTgagataaatttaacttttaattattgttcaaGAAAATTTTATGGAATAAATGGAAAAAAGTTTggattcaaaattaaaaccacATTCTTAGATATGAAATCACataatgtttattacatttataaaatttgacaataaaatctta
This is a stretch of genomic DNA from Pieris brassicae chromosome 1, ilPieBrab1.1, whole genome shotgun sequence. It encodes these proteins:
- the LOC123715067 gene encoding TBC1 domain family member 7, which produces MPTMTDERNFRSSYYEKVGCRGVEEKKSLEILMKEKPWDRVKLKQFCLRFTVPAAYRNLVWKVLLDILPVYADSHQFVMEQRTEQYNDLLYAAEMLERVEMTAPRSEVLLAMWLLELEEREPPIFPETNYSSADTFIPIAKSLLELYDHEVDVYWISKGLTDIVRNMQKDLVKLKEAFQNMLEKEDGELYNHLIEIKALEKLPLTKWFNCGFAGVLDDSSLTKIWDKVCSGAPKILSFVAVMLIMTLRRNILRATSADQVLKCVSEIPEQCEEVVANKAIDLWQYYAQPQNDQLKK